A single window of Dermacentor albipictus isolate Rhodes 1998 colony chromosome 1, USDA_Dalb.pri_finalv2, whole genome shotgun sequence DNA harbors:
- the LOC135904135 gene encoding uncharacterized protein, producing MLAFFMIPGMVRRMSGLCRHHKVSDDVAEFIAQVMTDILNASHVEVLVGSEADNGPVIVTQRLHLASKSVVTTRIRSNASASAFLEHVFAKFSTSTKVYVICLLPQKYYLKHIFPLMESVWTHLVYSYWIVLGRGKMFARLILQQSPCTFYFLTDTTQGYVLQGPSYAKRNNCSGVRTIARWPKLTGATSPMLLPPAKEERSNVLALACDGSENNVKGMYECYSLIEEDGVIMMRTYLNITRFERVTAALPFLPNDRFPQANTLTGLLTHGVSVHS from the exons TCTCAGACGACGTGGCAGAATTTATTGCTCAAGTGATGACTGATATCCTCAATGCGTCTCACGTGGAGGTATTAGTGGGCTCAGAAGCTG acaatgGACCCGTGATAGTCACCCAGAGACTGCACCTTGCTTCTAAAAGCGTCGTCACAACTAGAATTCGGTCAAACGCTTCTGCTTCAGCTTTTCTAGAGCATGTGTTCGCCAAATTCTCTACAAGCACCAAGGTCTACGTGATTTGTCTCCTTCCGCAAAAGTATTACCTCAAGCACATCTTCCCCCTG ATGGAGTCTGTGTGGACTCACTTGGTTTACTCGTACTGGATTGTGTTGGGCCGCGGAAAAATGTTCGCCAGACTCATACTGCAGCAAAGCCCCTGTACGTTTTACTTTCTGACTGACACCACTCAG ggttACGTATTGCAAGGACCAAGCTATGCAAAGCGGAATAACTGCTCCGGCGTGCGGACCATTGCACGGTGGCCAAAATTGACCGGAGCAACGTCACCGATGCTACTGCCACCGGCAAAGGAGGAAAGATCCAACGTTCTAGCGCTTGCTTGCGATGGCTCAGAAAACAACGTCAAAGGCATG taCGAATGTTACTCGTTGATTGAAGAAGACGGAGTGATAATGATGAGAACATACCTTAATATTAC GCGATTCGAGCGTGTGACAGCGGCGTTACCCTTCTTGCCAAACGACAGGTTTCCGCAAGCCAACACGTTGACAGGCCTTCTCACTCACGGCGTAAGTGTACACAGTTGA